From a single Sander vitreus isolate 19-12246 chromosome 2, sanVit1, whole genome shotgun sequence genomic region:
- the LOC144529284 gene encoding noelin-2-like: protein MSVPMLKIGAVLSTMAMVTNWMSQTLPSLVGLNGTVISSEGTHERIVSGLYPGSEEGWQVYSTASDPDGRCVCTVVAPARNLCKRDPRSRQLRLLTEQVQNVSQSMEVVDLRTSRDLQYVRDSEPLLRGVDGRLHTYVANPRTLTAKGLQELKGQMSQLRPLLSVVEQYRLDLQTLATLRLELLNLSIILTAIQEEIGAYDYEELQQRVLLLETRLHSCMNKLGCGRLTAVSSPITVRASGSRFGSWMTDAMIPSSDSRVWSMDGYYKGRRVLEYRTMGDFTKGQNFVQHLLPHPWAGTGHVVYNGSLYYNKHQSNILVQYHFRSRSVLLLRSLSGAGYNNTFPYSWGGSSDIDLMADEMGLWAVYTSIPNAGNIMVSRLDSHSLEVLRSWDTGFPKRSAGEAFMICGTLYVTNSHLAGAKVHFAYHTNSSTYEYTDIPFHNQYSHISMMDYNPRERALYTWNNGHQVLYNVTLFHVIRSDG from the exons atgaGTGTTCCCATGTTGAAGATTGGCGCGGTGCTCAGCACCATGGCTATGGTAACTAACTGGATGTCCCAGACCCTGCCGTCGCTTGTCGGACTCAATGGAACCGTCATTTCCTCTGAGGGCACACATGAGCGGATCGTCAGT GGGTTGTACCCGGGCTCAGAGGAGGGCTGGCAGGTGTACAGCACGGCTTCAGATCCTGACGGCAGGTGTGTTTGCACAGTGGTCGCTCCGGCACGAAACCTCTGCAAACGAGACCCTCGGAGTCGACAACTACGCCTGCTGACTGAacag gTTCAGAATGTGAGTCAGTCCATGGAAGTGGTAGACCTCCGGACATCCAGAGACCTGCAGTATGTCCGAGACTCGGAGCCGCTGCTTAGAGGAGTGGATGGACGTTTACACACTTACGTCGCCAACCCCCGCACTCTGACGGCTAAGGGCctgcag GAGTTAAAGGGCCAGATGTCTCAGCTCCGGCCCCTTCTGTCAGTGGTGGAGCAGTACAGATTGGACCTGCAGACGCTGGCCACCCTGCGACTGGAGCTCCTCAACCTGTCAATAATCCTGACAGCCATTCAGGAAGAGATAGGAGCATACGACTATGAGGAGCTTCAGCAGAGGGTTTTACTGTTGGAGACCAGGCTGCACAGCTGCATGAACAAACTCG GTTGTGGTCGTCTGACTGCAGTTAGTAGCCCGATTACCGTGAGAGCCTCGGGGTCCCGCTTTGGCTCCTGGATGACTGATGCTATGATTCCCAGCTCCGACAGCAGG GTGTGGTCGATGGATGGCTACTATAAGGGCAGGCGTGTGTTGGAGTACAGAACCATGGGGGATTTCACAAAGGGGCAGAACTTTGTGCAGCATCTGTTGCCCCACCCCTGGGCAGGAACCGGCCATGTGGTTTACAACGGGTCACTCTACTACAACAAACACCAGAGCAACATCCTG GTTCAGTACCATTTCCGCTCTCGCAGTGTGTTGCTCCTGCGCAGCCTGAGTGGAGCCGGCTACAACAACACCTTCCCCTACAGCTGGGGAGGATCCTCTGACATCGACCTCATGGCTGATGAGATGGGACTCTGGGCCGTCTACACCTCCATCCCAAATGCTGGAAACATTATG GTGAGTCGTCTGGACTCTCACTCGCTGGAAGTCCTCCGGAGCTGGGACACAGGGTTTCCTAAGCGCAGCGCAGGGGAGGCCTTCATGATCTGCGGCACCTTATATGTCACCAACTCCCACCTGGCTGGGGCCAAGGTACACTTTGCTTACCACACCAACTCCTCCACATACGAGTACACCGACATCCCCTTCCACAACCAGTACTCCCACATCAGCATGATGGACTACAACCCCAGGGAGAGAGCGCTGTACACTTGGAACAATGGACACCAGGTGCTCTACAACGTCACACTGTTTCACGTCATCAGGAGTGACGGATAG